The window GCGTTGATAGATAATAAGTATAGCTATAATATTTCAAAAGATAACGATAGCAAGAAGAGCTTAATAGAAATTAGGGCAAATAATTTTGCTAGTGAATTTCTATTACCATCTGCACTTTTAAAAGAATTTGCTTCAAGCCTTGCTGTTGGAAATGATGAGCAAATAATTGGTATTGCGAATAGACTACAAGTAAATCCAATATCATTAGCAATTGCATTATCTGAGAAGTGCGGCATCAGCGCAGAACTCAAAGAATATATCGGTAGCTTAAAAATTAATCGCACAGTGAAGAATGATCCAGAATTATCTGGTGCATATTCTGCACGCTACTTGAGTGCAAAAGAAAATGTTTTGCAGCGTGGGTTGTCGTCTTTCTATGTGAATTTATGCATTGATGCTTATGAGCAAGGGATTATTTCTCTCAACCGTCTCTCCTATGTTCTTTTGTGCTCACGCGATGAATTGTTTGAGATCGCTGAAATGTTTGGAAGAAATATTAATGTTAAATTATAAGTTATTTCACCTGTCAAATTCAATAGACACATGTGCTGTATGGAACCTTGTGTCTTCAAGCAGGCTATCCGTTGTAGCTTTCTGTTGTGGTCTTGATGGATATTTAACGCATTTTGTTTTTTATGAATGCATGCGTTCTTGGAAATGCAATAAAGAACATGAGGCGGAATTAAAGAAAAGATTGAATTCATTGTTTGATGGGAAAAAACTAAAGAAATTTAGTATTTCATTAGACGATCTCGCTGATAACTCGGTTGTCCAATTGGCGCAACGCATGGATCTAGGTGAGTTATCTGCATTAATTTTTGCAAAAAAATATGGGATTGCATTTCTTACAGATGATCAGAAAGCTCGGAAGTTGGCATCAATTGTGTTATCTTCTAGTTATGTACAAACTACGCCGCATCTCTTTGGCTGGCTGTTTTATATGAATAAATTGTCAGATGAAGACAAAGCAGAAATAATAAAAGAGCATTCTAATTTGGGCGGAAGTTTAAGCCCTCTTTTTGAACACGCTTATTTAACAGCGTTGCAACTTCGCCTTATTGCCCCAGAGAAAGAATGAGAATCCTGACCGTCTCCGAACTGACCCGCGCGGTCAAGGACACCCTGGAGGCCGAGTTTCCGTTCGTCTGGGTGCGGGGGCAGGTCTCCAATCTGGGCCGTCCCGCGTCCGGGCACGTGTACTTCACGCTCGGGGACGGCGAGGCCCTGCTCCAGGTGGTCTGGTTCAAGGGCAGCCAGTGGGGCGCGGGCGAGGAGGGGGTGCACCCTCTCACCGGCGAGGTGCTGGAGCCAGGCCAGGGCGGTCTGGCCGCGCGGCTGGCCGACGGCATGGAAGTGCTCTGCGCGGGCCGGATCAACGTCTACGCCCCGCGCGGTCAGTACCAGTTGGTGGCTGAACTCGTGCAGGAGCAAGGCGTCGGCGATCTGCACCTGGCCTTCGAGGCGCTCAAGAGAAAGCTGGCGGACAAGGGCTACTTCGACGAGGACCGCAAGATGGTCCTGCCCAGGAGCCCGGAACGCGTGGCCCTGGTGACCTCCACCAGCGGCGCGGCCGTGCGGGATTTCCTGCGCATCGCCTCGGAGCGCGGCTTCGGCTGCGAAATCCGCATCCATCCGACTCTGGTGCAGGGCGAGCAGGCCCCGGCCGGAATCGCGGCGGCCTTGGACGCGGTGAACGCCGACGGCTGGGCCGAGGTCATCGCCCTGGTGCGCGGCGGCGGCTCCCTGGAAGACTTGTGGGCCTTCAACACCGAACTGGTGGCCGACGCCCTGTACCGCTCAAGCATCCCGGTCATCACCGGCGTGGGCCACGAGCCGGACGTGACCATCGCGGACTACGTGGCCGACAAACGCGCTGCCACCCCGAGCCACGCGGCCCAGGAACTCTGGCCCGCGCGCGCGGACCTGGCCCAGGCCGTGGACGAGGCCCAGCTCAACCTGGAGCGGGCCTTCGGAAACTGGCTCGGAGCCAAGGAGGCCCGGCTGGCCGAGCTGCGGCGGGCCCTGTCCTGGCTTTCCCCGACCCAGCGCCTGGAACGGCTGCTGGAGCGCTTCCGGGACACGCTGCACCGTCTGGTCCGGGCGGGCGGAGATTTTGTTGAAAACAGGCGGGACGATCTGGAGCGGGCGTTGGCCGGGTTGACCCGGGCCTTCGGGCCCGAGGCCCTGGAGGTCCGGCGCGGACAGGCCGAATCCCTGGCGCGGCGTCTGGACGTCGCCGGGCGCGGCCTGCTGGAAGCCCAGGGCAACGCCCTGGAACTGTTGCGGGCCCGGCTGGCCGGGCTCGACCCCGAGGCCCCCCTGGCTCGGGGCTACAGCCTCGTGACCTTGGCCCGCACCGGCCGGTTCCTGCGCGGGGCGGGCGACGCGGTTCCGGGCGACGAACTGCTGGTGCGCGCGCGCGACGGCCGTCTGCGCGCCGGAGTGACCGCCGTGGAGAAGGACGAATGACGCGTCGCATCCTGGGAGCCCTGCTCCTCGTCTGTCTCTGGGCGGGCGCGGCCCTGGCCGGAGCCCGGCTGGAGGTTCCGCCGCAGGTGGGTCTGGGCGAGCCCTTTCTCGTGCGCATCGTCTCGGACCGGCCCTTCCGGGACGTGACCGTGTACTGGCTGGAGCGTGAAGTGCGGCCCACGGTCAAGGCCGGGGACGGCGGGAATGCGGCCGAGATATTGCTCGGCACGGACGTGCTCGAGGACGAGCCCGGCATGCGCGAGATTTCGGCCGTGCTCCTGGACGGGAGCGAGACGGCCACCCTGCGTGGGACCGTGGAGGTGCGGCCCAAGGACTACCCCGTCCAGGCCCTGACCTTGCCGTCCAAGATGGTCACGCCTCCCAAGGAGGAACTGGCCCGCATCGCCCGGGAGCGGGAGCTGAACCACCGTATCCTGGACCAGGCCAGCTTGCGGCGCTTCTGGGCCCTGCCCCTGGCCCGGCCCGTGTCCGGCCCGGTGGAGAGCGTCTACGGCGCGGCCCGGGTGCTCAACGGTCAGAAGAAGAATCCGCATCGGGGCCTGGACTTCGACGCGGCCAAGGGGCAGCCCGTGCTGGCCTGCGCCACGGGCACCGTGGTCCTGGTGGCGGACCAGTATTATGCCGGAAAGTGCGTCATCGTGGACCACGGCAACGGCGTACAGAGCCTGTACTATCACCTGTCCGAGGCGAAGGTTCGCGAGGGCTACCGGGTGGACCGGGGCGAGGTTCTGGGCCTTGTCGGCTCCACGGGCCGGGCCACGGGGCCGCATCTGCATTTCGCCCTGAGCGTGCAGGGCCGTCTGGTGGATCCCCTGCCCCTGCTGGAGGAATGAACATGG is drawn from Desulfovibrio aminophilus DSM 12254 and contains these coding sequences:
- the xseA gene encoding exodeoxyribonuclease VII large subunit; translation: MRILTVSELTRAVKDTLEAEFPFVWVRGQVSNLGRPASGHVYFTLGDGEALLQVVWFKGSQWGAGEEGVHPLTGEVLEPGQGGLAARLADGMEVLCAGRINVYAPRGQYQLVAELVQEQGVGDLHLAFEALKRKLADKGYFDEDRKMVLPRSPERVALVTSTSGAAVRDFLRIASERGFGCEIRIHPTLVQGEQAPAGIAAALDAVNADGWAEVIALVRGGGSLEDLWAFNTELVADALYRSSIPVITGVGHEPDVTIADYVADKRAATPSHAAQELWPARADLAQAVDEAQLNLERAFGNWLGAKEARLAELRRALSWLSPTQRLERLLERFRDTLHRLVRAGGDFVENRRDDLERALAGLTRAFGPEALEVRRGQAESLARRLDVAGRGLLEAQGNALELLRARLAGLDPEAPLARGYSLVTLARTGRFLRGAGDAVPGDELLVRARDGRLRAGVTAVEKDE
- a CDS encoding M23 family metallopeptidase, translated to MTRRILGALLLVCLWAGAALAGARLEVPPQVGLGEPFLVRIVSDRPFRDVTVYWLEREVRPTVKAGDGGNAAEILLGTDVLEDEPGMREISAVLLDGSETATLRGTVEVRPKDYPVQALTLPSKMVTPPKEELARIARERELNHRILDQASLRRFWALPLARPVSGPVESVYGAARVLNGQKKNPHRGLDFDAAKGQPVLACATGTVVLVADQYYAGKCVIVDHGNGVQSLYYHLSEAKVREGYRVDRGEVLGLVGSTGRATGPHLHFALSVQGRLVDPLPLLEE